A section of the Rhodobacter sp. genome encodes:
- a CDS encoding ABC transporter ATP-binding protein — translation MSLLTLENVTLKFGGVTAVNNLSMSVNEGEVFALVGPNGAGKSTVFNMISRFYTPVRGSIAFDGRDLLACRPSQVPGLGIARTFQNIELFERATVLQNLLVGRHRHRKTTLIEEMLFIGRTREQERQHRHAVEEVIDFLDLQAYRDKMIAGLPYGVRKVVELARALATKPRLLLLDEPASGLSVEETQDMRWWIDDIRRQMGVTVLMVEHDMGLVSKVCDRVLALADGAKLAEGTPAEVQAHPAVIEAYLGTAAISKTANAKGERV, via the coding sequence ATGAGCCTTTTGACGCTTGAAAACGTGACACTGAAGTTCGGCGGCGTCACCGCGGTGAACAACTTGTCGATGTCGGTGAACGAGGGCGAGGTCTTCGCGCTGGTCGGCCCCAACGGTGCCGGCAAATCGACCGTGTTCAACATGATCAGCCGGTTCTACACGCCGGTGCGCGGGTCCATCGCCTTTGACGGCCGCGATCTGCTGGCGTGCCGGCCCAGCCAGGTGCCGGGCCTGGGCATCGCGCGAACCTTTCAGAACATCGAGCTGTTCGAACGGGCGACCGTGTTGCAGAACCTGTTGGTCGGCCGCCACCGCCACCGCAAGACGACCCTGATCGAAGAGATGCTCTTCATCGGTCGCACCCGCGAGCAGGAACGCCAGCACCGCCACGCGGTCGAGGAAGTCATCGACTTTCTGGACCTGCAAGCCTACCGCGACAAGATGATCGCCGGCTTGCCCTATGGCGTGCGCAAGGTGGTGGAACTGGCCCGCGCGCTGGCCACGAAGCCCCGGTTGCTGCTGCTGGATGAGCCGGCCTCGGGCCTCAGCGTCGAGGAAACGCAGGACATGCGCTGGTGGATCGACGACATCCGCCGCCAGATGGGCGTCACGGTTCTGATGGTCGAACACGACATGGGCCTGGTCAGCAAGGTCTGCGACCGGGTCCTGGCGCTGGCCGACGGCGCGAAACTGGCCGAGGGCACCCCGGCCGAGGTTCAGGCCCACCCCGCCGTGATCGAGGCCTATCTGGGCACCGCCGCGATTTCAAAGACCGCGAACGCGAAAGGAGAGCGGGTATGA
- a CDS encoding ABC transporter ATP-binding protein, with translation MTALLEVRNLETFYGPIMAIRGVSLEVHKGQVVTVLGANGAGKTTLLKTISGIMDPEKGQVLFEGREIQGREPHQIVRRGIVQVPEGREVFPLLTVEENLALGAYTRTDKAEIARDRDLVFSYFPILAERRLQEAGTLSGGQQQMLAIGRGLMLRPKIMLLDEPSLGLSPLLTQEIFTILKRLNTDEGVTMMLVEQNAAVALDLADQGYVMELGRIVMADSAEKLAASEDIQSFYLGHANEGARGERRWKKRKTWR, from the coding sequence ATGACCGCGCTGCTTGAGGTTCGGAACCTCGAAACCTTTTATGGGCCGATCATGGCCATTCGCGGCGTCTCGCTCGAGGTGCACAAGGGCCAGGTGGTCACCGTGCTGGGCGCCAACGGTGCGGGCAAGACGACCCTGCTGAAGACGATCTCGGGCATCATGGACCCGGAAAAGGGCCAGGTCCTGTTCGAGGGTCGGGAAATCCAGGGCCGCGAGCCGCACCAGATCGTCCGCCGCGGCATCGTCCAGGTGCCCGAGGGGCGCGAGGTCTTTCCCCTGCTCACGGTCGAGGAAAACCTGGCCCTGGGCGCCTATACCCGCACCGACAAGGCCGAGATCGCGCGCGACCGCGACCTGGTGTTCAGCTATTTCCCGATCCTCGCCGAACGCCGCCTGCAAGAGGCCGGCACCCTCAGCGGTGGGCAGCAGCAGATGCTGGCCATCGGCCGCGGACTGATGCTGAGACCCAAGATCATGCTGCTGGATGAACCCAGCCTTGGCCTGTCGCCCCTGCTGACGCAGGAAATCTTCACCATCCTCAAGCGGCTGAACACCGACGAGGGGGTGACGATGATGCTGGTCGAACAGAACGCCGCCGTGGCGCTGGATCTGGCCGACCAGGGCTATGTCATGGAACTGGGGCGTATCGTCATGGCCGATTCGGCCGAGAAACTGGCCGCCTCCGAGGACATCCAGAGCTTTTACCTGGGCCATGCCAACGAAGGCGCCCGCGGCGAACGGCGCTGGAAAAAGAGGAAGACCTGGCGATGA
- a CDS encoding long-chain fatty acid--CoA ligase codes for MSGDKLLRGVRINAQPMTRPVRIDGHTTVPRLLRARAQENGDHPAHREKDLGIWQAYSWTDYLHHVRLIGMGLRALGLKRGDVISILSEDNKEWMYCDMAAQCMGAVSSGVYTTDSASQLAYLVNDSGSKFLFVENEEQLDKFLEVADQMPGLQRVIIFDPEGLHAFAHDKCMLLSDLYEMGRQTDDEALFNAEIDAVQPGDVGVLIYTSGTTGQPKGVQITQENILAGMETSLYGLPFQKHAEQLCFLPLCHILERIVSLYTPLVVSSTVNFAESPETVFDNLREISPHGFVAVPRVWEKIYSRVLVMAQEATPLGRWAFARALKAGQARAAYTMEGRPVPGGTALRYRIWDFLVLANLRRMLGMDRIAQGLTGAAPISPELLKWYHAIGVPLYEGFGMSETTGVATINLPGHNKVGSVGRPNPGVEVRIADDGEIQVKGLNVFGGYLNKPEKSAEAFTPDGWLRTGDVGRIEDGYLTITGRIKDIIITAGGKNITPAEIESRLKFSHYISDAVVIGDRRKYLTCLIMIDQENVEKFAQDNKVPFSDFRSLCRAEPVLDLIRREVEDVNREFARVEQIKDFRLIDVLLTAEDEELTATMKLKRATVETRHKALIDAMY; via the coding sequence ATGAGCGGCGACAAGCTTCTGCGTGGCGTGCGCATCAACGCCCAGCCGATGACCCGCCCGGTGCGGATCGACGGTCACACCACCGTGCCCCGCCTGCTGCGCGCCCGGGCGCAGGAAAACGGCGATCACCCGGCACACCGTGAAAAGGACCTGGGCATCTGGCAGGCCTATTCCTGGACCGACTATCTGCATCATGTGCGCCTGATCGGCATGGGCTTGCGCGCGCTGGGGCTGAAACGGGGCGACGTGATCTCGATCCTGTCCGAGGACAACAAGGAATGGATGTATTGCGACATGGCCGCGCAATGCATGGGGGCCGTGTCGTCGGGTGTCTACACCACGGACAGCGCCAGCCAGTTGGCCTATCTGGTCAACGATTCGGGGTCGAAGTTCCTGTTCGTCGAAAACGAGGAACAGCTCGACAAGTTTCTCGAGGTCGCGGACCAGATGCCGGGTTTGCAGCGGGTCATCATCTTCGACCCTGAGGGACTGCACGCCTTTGCCCATGACAAATGCATGCTGCTGTCCGACCTTTACGAGATGGGCCGCCAGACCGACGACGAGGCCCTGTTCAACGCCGAGATCGACGCCGTGCAGCCCGGCGACGTGGGGGTGCTGATCTATACCTCGGGCACCACGGGCCAGCCCAAGGGGGTGCAGATCACGCAGGAAAACATTCTTGCCGGCATGGAAACCTCGCTCTACGGCCTGCCGTTCCAGAAGCACGCCGAACAGCTCTGCTTCCTGCCTCTGTGCCATATCCTCGAACGCATCGTCTCGCTCTATACGCCGCTGGTCGTGTCCTCGACGGTGAATTTCGCGGAAAGCCCCGAAACCGTGTTCGACAACCTGCGCGAGATCAGCCCGCATGGGTTCGTCGCGGTGCCGCGCGTGTGGGAAAAAATCTATTCCCGCGTGCTGGTCATGGCGCAGGAGGCGACGCCGCTGGGCCGCTGGGCCTTTGCCCGCGCGCTCAAGGCCGGGCAGGCCCGCGCCGCCTACACGATGGAGGGGCGCCCCGTCCCCGGCGGCACCGCGTTGCGCTACCGGATCTGGGATTTCCTGGTGCTGGCCAATCTGCGCCGGATGCTGGGCATGGACCGCATCGCCCAGGGCCTGACCGGCGCCGCGCCGATCTCGCCCGAGCTGCTGAAATGGTATCACGCGATCGGCGTGCCGCTTTACGAGGGGTTCGGCATGTCCGAAACCACCGGGGTCGCCACCATCAACCTGCCGGGGCACAACAAGGTGGGCTCGGTCGGGCGGCCCAATCCGGGGGTCGAGGTGCGCATCGCCGATGACGGCGAGATTCAGGTCAAGGGGCTCAACGTCTTTGGCGGCTATCTGAACAAGCCCGAAAAATCCGCCGAGGCCTTTACCCCGGACGGCTGGCTGCGCACCGGCGACGTCGGCCGGATCGAAGACGGTTATCTGACGATCACCGGGCGCATCAAGGACATCATCATCACCGCGGGCGGCAAGAACATCACCCCCGCCGAGATCGAAAGCCGGCTGAAGTTCAGCCACTACATCAGCGACGCGGTCGTCATCGGCGACCGGCGCAAGTATCTGACCTGCCTCATCATGATCGACCAGGAGAATGTCGAGAAATTCGCGCAGGACAACAAGGTGCCGTTCAGCGACTTTCGCAGCCTGTGCCGCGCCGAGCCGGTGCTGGATCTGATCCGGCGCGAGGTCGAGGACGTGAACCGGGAATTCGCGCGCGTCGAACAGATCAAGGATTTCCGCTTGATCGACGTGCTGCTGACCGCCGAGGATGAGGAACTCACGGCGACGATGAAGCTGAAACGCGCCACCGTCGAAACGCGGCACAAGGCGCTGATCGACGCGATGTATTAA
- a CDS encoding ABC transporter substrate-binding protein yields MTKTILMAAAMAATVVAGGAGAQTRGVTDTEILLGGVHDLSGVFAAVSTPAVNGANLLFEQVNAAGGVHGRQIRYLVEDHGYQLPRATQGYNKLIERDGVFAMLLNLGTPHNLAHYPLMERRGVPNMFPLTAARAILPDPPGMNFTSFSSYYDQIAAGIQYLHETTGATHVCSMYLPTDFGEEIALSSRETAERLGLTYVDETTHRPEEEDFVGAVSRLRDAGCQIVTQALGVRAGITVVGTAKRLGWDDVSFLTSSAGFLEPVAMVPGGVTDGLYASAGWQDLRARADQPAPAEFIAAYEARYGQPASGFAMLGYTAARQVVMALEAAGRDLTTDSFLQGMYTLDYDDALLGTHIRFSAEDHQGANDIFISQVGGGQWNTLARIDGNTMQVVPVE; encoded by the coding sequence ATGACGAAAACGATCCTGATGGCGGCCGCAATGGCAGCCACGGTGGTTGCGGGGGGCGCCGGCGCGCAGACCCGCGGCGTCACCGACACCGAGATCCTGCTGGGCGGCGTGCACGACCTGTCGGGCGTGTTCGCGGCGGTCTCGACCCCGGCGGTCAACGGCGCGAATCTGCTGTTCGAACAGGTCAACGCCGCCGGCGGCGTGCACGGTCGCCAGATCCGCTATCTGGTCGAGGATCACGGCTATCAACTGCCGCGCGCGACCCAGGGCTACAACAAGCTGATCGAACGTGACGGCGTCTTTGCGATGCTGCTGAACCTGGGCACGCCGCACAACCTGGCGCATTACCCGCTGATGGAACGGCGCGGCGTGCCGAACATGTTCCCGCTGACGGCCGCCCGCGCGATCCTGCCCGATCCGCCCGGGATGAACTTCACGTCGTTCTCCAGCTATTACGACCAGATCGCCGCCGGCATCCAGTATCTGCACGAGACGACCGGCGCGACGCATGTCTGCTCGATGTATCTGCCCACGGACTTCGGCGAGGAAATCGCCCTGTCCTCGCGCGAGACGGCCGAGCGGCTGGGCCTGACCTATGTCGATGAAACCACCCACCGCCCCGAGGAAGAAGATTTCGTGGGCGCGGTCAGCCGCCTGCGCGATGCGGGCTGCCAGATCGTCACGCAGGCTCTGGGTGTGCGCGCGGGCATCACCGTGGTCGGCACGGCCAAGCGGCTGGGCTGGGACGACGTGAGCTTCCTCACCTCGTCGGCCGGGTTCCTGGAACCCGTGGCGATGGTGCCGGGCGGCGTGACCGACGGGCTCTATGCCTCGGCGGGTTGGCAGGACCTGCGCGCGCGCGCCGATCAGCCGGCACCGGCCGAGTTCATCGCGGCCTATGAGGCGCGCTACGGCCAGCCGGCGTCGGGCTTCGCCATGCTGGGCTATACCGCGGCGCGTCAGGTGGTGATGGCGCTGGAAGCGGCCGGGCGCGACCTGACGACCGACAGCTTCCTGCAAGGGATGTACACGCTGGATTATGACGACGCGCTGCTGGGGACGCACATCCGCTTCTCGGCGGAAGATCACCAGGGCGCGAACGACATCTTCATCAGCCAGGTCGGCGGCGGCCAGTGGAATACGCTGGCCCGTATCGACGGCAACACGATGCAGGTCGTCCCGGTCGAGTGA
- the gltB gene encoding glutamate synthase large subunit — protein sequence MTVYDESWVAAEEAKRAWMHENGLYKCEDEHASCGVGLVVSIDGKPSRKVVENGINALKAVWHRGAVDADGKTGDGAGIHVQIPVPFFYDQIRRTGHEPDLNALIAVGQVFLPRTDFGAQELCRTIVETEVLRMGYYIYGWRHVPVNTEVLGEKANATRPEIEQILIKNTKGTDDETFERELYVIRRRIEKAAAAAGISGLYLCSLSCRSIIYKGMMLAEQVAVFYPDLQDERFISSFAIYHQRYSTNTFPQWWLAQPFRMLAHNGEINTLKGNVNWMKSHEIRMASSTFGEMAEDIKPIIPAGASDSGALDAVFEVLVRSGRSAPMAKTMLVPEAWSKTTVELPKAWQDMYAYCNSVMEPWDGPAALAMTDGRWVCGGLDRNGLRPMRYVVTGDGMLIAGSEAGMVPVDELSVREKGALGPGQMIAVDMKDGKLYRDVALKDRLAASQPFGDWIEKIVELNNLLKDVPEQPMFQGEALRRRQIAAGYSMEEVEQVLTPMAEDGKEMVASMGDDTPAAVLSKIYRPLSHFFRQNFSQVTNPPIDSLRESRVMSLKTRFGNLKNVLDESSAQTEILVLESPFIANEEFKVMVAQFGDSVVTIDCTFDDRANEDSLRLGLERIRAEAEDAVRSGSGHIVLTDEHQGEGRVPMPMILATSAVHSWLTRKGLRTFTSLNVRAAECIDPHYFAVLIGCGATTVNAYLAQDTIADRIARGLLDGTLTDAMRRYRDAIDAGLLKIMSKMGISVISSYRGGLNFEAVGLSRALVAEYFPGMHSRISGIGLHGIQWKLEQVHAKGWKAPVGPLPVGGFYKARRSGEKHAWEAQTMHLLQSACDRASYDMWRKYSAAMQANPPIHLRDLLDFKPLGRAIPLEEVESITSIRKRFVTPGMSLGALSPEAHKTLNVAMNRIGAKSDSGEGGEDPAHFHPEPNGDNPSAKIKQVASGRFGVTAEYLNQCEELEIKVAQGAKPGEGGQLPGMKVTALIARLRHSTPGVTLISPPPHHDIYSIEDLAQLIYDLKQINPRAKVTVKLVASSGVGTIAAGVAKAKADVILISGHNGGTGASPATSVKYAGLPWEMGLTEAHQVLAMNNLRDRVTLRTDGGLRTGRDIVMAAMLGAEEFGIGTAALIAMGCIMVRQCQSNTCPVGVCTQNPDLRAKFTGSADKVVNLITFYATEVREILASLGARSIDEIIGRADLLTQVSRGSAHLDDLDLNPMLITVDGARNIRYDRDKPRNAVPETLDSEIIRDAARFFEDGEKMQLSYAVRNTHRTVGTRASSHIVKKFGMKNSLQPDHLTVKLAGSAGQSLGAFGVRGLKLEVFGDANDYVGKGLSGGLIVVRPRMSSPLKAAENTIIGNTVLYGATDGKLFAAGRAGERFAVRNSGAQVVVEGCGSNGCEYMTGGVAVVLGSIGANFGAGMTGGMAYVYDPDGTALNLMNTETLVTCPVTVAHWEDQLKSLIEQHVEATESQRGTEILRHWDLEKGHFLQVCPKEMLVHLPHPLTHEVQAMPAE from the coding sequence ATGACCGTCTATGACGAAAGCTGGGTCGCCGCCGAGGAAGCCAAGCGCGCCTGGATGCACGAGAACGGCCTTTACAAATGCGAGGACGAGCACGCCTCGTGCGGGGTGGGTCTTGTGGTGTCGATCGATGGCAAACCCTCGCGCAAGGTGGTCGAGAACGGGATCAACGCGCTCAAGGCGGTGTGGCACCGCGGCGCGGTCGATGCCGACGGCAAGACGGGCGACGGTGCGGGCATTCATGTGCAGATCCCGGTGCCCTTCTTCTACGATCAGATCCGCCGCACCGGCCACGAACCCGACCTGAACGCGCTGATTGCCGTGGGTCAGGTGTTCCTGCCGCGCACCGATTTTGGCGCGCAGGAACTTTGCCGCACCATCGTCGAAACCGAGGTGCTGCGCATGGGCTATTACATCTATGGCTGGCGCCATGTGCCCGTGAACACCGAGGTTCTGGGCGAAAAGGCCAACGCCACCCGCCCCGAGATCGAGCAGATCCTCATCAAGAACACCAAGGGCACCGACGACGAGACCTTTGAGCGAGAGCTTTACGTGATCCGCCGCCGGATCGAAAAGGCGGCGGCGGCGGCGGGGATCTCGGGGCTCTACCTGTGCTCGCTGTCGTGCCGCTCGATCATCTACAAGGGCATGATGCTGGCCGAACAGGTCGCCGTTTTCTATCCCGATCTTCAGGATGAGCGGTTCATCTCGTCCTTTGCGATCTATCACCAGAGGTATTCGACCAACACCTTCCCGCAATGGTGGCTGGCGCAGCCGTTCCGCATGTTGGCCCACAACGGCGAGATCAACACGCTCAAGGGCAACGTCAACTGGATGAAGTCGCACGAGATCCGCATGGCCTCGTCCACGTTCGGCGAGATGGCCGAGGACATCAAGCCGATCATCCCTGCGGGGGCCTCGGATTCGGGGGCGCTGGACGCGGTGTTCGAGGTTCTGGTGCGTTCGGGCCGCTCGGCCCCGATGGCCAAGACCATGCTGGTGCCCGAGGCCTGGTCCAAGACCACGGTGGAACTGCCGAAAGCCTGGCAGGACATGTATGCCTATTGCAACTCGGTGATGGAACCCTGGGACGGCCCCGCCGCGCTGGCGATGACCGATGGCCGCTGGGTCTGCGGCGGGCTTGACCGGAACGGCCTCAGGCCGATGCGGTATGTCGTCACCGGCGACGGGATGCTGATCGCCGGGTCCGAGGCCGGGATGGTGCCGGTGGACGAGCTGAGCGTGCGCGAAAAGGGCGCGCTGGGACCGGGCCAGATGATCGCCGTCGATATGAAGGACGGCAAGCTCTATCGCGATGTGGCGCTGAAGGATCGCCTGGCGGCCAGCCAGCCGTTCGGCGACTGGATCGAGAAGATCGTCGAGCTGAACAACCTGCTGAAGGACGTGCCCGAACAGCCGATGTTCCAGGGCGAGGCGCTGCGCCGCCGCCAGATCGCGGCCGGCTATTCGATGGAGGAGGTCGAGCAGGTCCTGACCCCCATGGCCGAGGACGGCAAGGAAATGGTCGCCTCGATGGGCGACGACACACCCGCCGCGGTGCTGTCGAAGATCTATCGCCCGCTCAGCCATTTCTTCCGCCAGAACTTCAGCCAGGTGACCAACCCGCCGATCGACAGCCTGCGCGAAAGCCGGGTGATGAGCCTGAAAACCCGCTTTGGCAACCTGAAGAACGTGCTGGACGAAAGCAGCGCGCAGACCGAAATCCTGGTGCTGGAATCCCCGTTCATCGCGAACGAGGAATTCAAGGTCATGGTCGCCCAGTTCGGCGACAGTGTCGTGACCATCGACTGCACCTTTGACGACCGCGCCAACGAGGATTCGCTGCGCCTGGGGCTGGAGCGCATCCGCGCCGAAGCCGAAGACGCGGTGCGCTCGGGCTCGGGTCATATCGTGCTGACGGACGAACACCAGGGCGAAGGCCGTGTGCCGATGCCGATGATCCTGGCCACCAGCGCGGTGCATTCCTGGCTGACGCGCAAGGGGCTGAGGACCTTCACCTCGCTCAACGTGCGGGCGGCGGAATGCATCGACCCGCATTATTTCGCGGTGCTGATCGGGTGCGGCGCGACCACGGTCAACGCCTATCTGGCGCAGGACACGATCGCCGACCGCATCGCGCGCGGCCTGTTGGACGGCACGCTGACCGACGCGATGCGCCGCTACCGCGACGCGATCGACGCGGGCCTGCTGAAGATCATGTCCAAGATGGGGATCTCGGTCATCTCGTCCTATCGCGGCGGCCTGAACTTCGAGGCCGTCGGCCTCAGCCGCGCGCTGGTGGCCGAATATTTCCCGGGGATGCACAGCCGCATTTCCGGCATCGGTCTGCACGGCATCCAGTGGAAGCTGGAGCAGGTCCATGCCAAGGGCTGGAAGGCCCCGGTCGGCCCGCTGCCGGTCGGCGGGTTCTACAAGGCGCGGCGCTCGGGCGAGAAACACGCCTGGGAAGCGCAGACCATGCACCTGCTGCAATCGGCGTGCGACCGTGCCAGCTACGACATGTGGCGCAAGTATTCCGCCGCGATGCAGGCCAACCCGCCGATCCATCTGCGCGATCTGCTGGACTTCAAGCCGCTGGGCCGCGCAATCCCGCTGGAAGAGGTGGAATCGATCACCTCGATCCGCAAACGGTTCGTCACCCCGGGCATGTCCCTGGGTGCCCTCTCGCCCGAGGCGCACAAGACCCTCAACGTCGCCATGAACCGCATCGGCGCCAAGTCGGACAGCGGCGAGGGTGGCGAGGACCCGGCGCATTTCCACCCTGAGCCGAACGGCGACAATCCGTCGGCCAAGATCAAGCAGGTGGCCTCGGGGCGGTTCGGCGTGACGGCCGAATACCTGAACCAGTGCGAAGAACTGGAGATCAAGGTCGCGCAGGGCGCCAAGCCCGGCGAGGGTGGCCAGTTGCCGGGGATGAAGGTCACGGCGCTGATCGCGCGCCTGCGCCATTCGACCCCCGGCGTGACGCTGATCTCGCCGCCGCCGCACCATGACATCTACTCGATCGAGGATCTGGCGCAGCTGATCTACGATCTCAAGCAGATCAACCCGCGCGCCAAGGTGACGGTGAAGCTGGTGGCGTCCTCGGGCGTCGGCACCATCGCGGCGGGCGTCGCCAAGGCCAAGGCCGACGTGATCCTCATCTCGGGGCACAACGGCGGCACGGGGGCCAGTCCGGCGACCTCGGTCAAATACGCGGGCCTGCCCTGGGAAATGGGCCTGACCGAGGCCCATCAGGTGCTGGCGATGAACAACCTGCGCGACCGGGTGACGCTGCGCACCGACGGCGGGTTGCGCACCGGCCGCGACATCGTCATGGCCGCGATGCTGGGCGCCGAGGAATTCGGCATCGGCACCGCTGCTTTGATCGCGATGGGTTGCATCATGGTGCGTCAGTGCCAGTCGAACACCTGCCCGGTCGGCGTCTGCACGCAGAACCCGGACCTCAGGGCCAAGTTCACGGGCAGTGCGGACAAGGTGGTGAACCTCATCACCTTCTACGCGACCGAAGTGCGCGAGATACTGGCCTCGCTGGGCGCGCGGTCGATCGACGAGATCATCGGCAGGGCGGACCTGCTGACGCAGGTCAGCCGCGGGTCGGCGCATCTCGACGATCTGGACCTGAACCCGATGCTGATCACCGTCGATGGCGCGCGCAACATCCGCTACGACCGCGACAAGCCGCGCAACGCCGTGCCGGAAACGCTGGACAGCGAGATCATCCGCGACGCCGCCCGTTTCTTCGAGGATGGCGAGAAGATGCAGCTTTCCTATGCGGTGCGGAACACGCACCGCACCGTGGGCACCCGTGCGTCCAGCCATATCGTCAAGAAGTTCGGCATGAAGAACAGCCTTCAGCCGGATCACCTGACGGTCAAACTGGCGGGCTCGGCCGGTCAGTCGCTGGGTGCCTTCGGCGTGCGCGGTCTGAAGCTCGAGGTTTTCGGCGACGCCAACGACTATGTCGGCAAGGGCCTTTCGGGCGGGCTGATCGTGGTGCGTCCGCGCATGTCCTCGCCGCTGAAGGCGGCCGAGAACACGATCATCGGCAACACCGTTCTCTACGGTGCCACCGACGGCAAGCTGTTCGCGGCGGGCCGGGCGGGCGAACGCTTCGCGGTGCGAAACTCGGGCGCGCAGGTCGTGGTCGAGGGCTGCGGCTCGAACGGGTGCGAATACATGACCGGCGGCGTGGCGGTGGTCCTGGGATCCATCGGCGCCAACTTCGGCGCCGGGATGACGGGCGGCATGGCCTATGTCTATGATCCCGACGGCACAGCGCTGAACCTGATGAACACCGAGACGCTGGTCACCTGCCCGGTCACGGTCGCCCATTGGGAAGATCAGCTCAAATCGCTGATCGAGCAGCATGTCGAGGCGACCGAGAGCCAGCGCGGCACCGAAATCCTGCGCCACTGGGATCTGGAAAAGGGCCACTTCCTGCAAGTCTGCCCCAAGGAGATGCTGGTGCACCTGCCGCACCCGCTGACACACGAGGTCCAGGCGATGCCCGCCGAATGA
- a CDS encoding GFA family protein: protein MTDTRTGGCLCGAVRFTARLTKTQFGACHCEMCRRWTGSALLGLTVPTGNIDWQGEDHVATRQTSPWAMRAWCRECGSNLYFRVTADGPFAGDTELPIGLFDDPNGLEFSNEIYIDHKPDSYAYAGEGRTLMTRQDCIEKFSLLDSE, encoded by the coding sequence ATGACCGACACCAGAACTGGCGGCTGCCTGTGCGGCGCGGTGCGTTTCACCGCCCGGCTGACCAAGACCCAATTCGGCGCCTGCCATTGCGAGATGTGCCGCCGCTGGACGGGTTCGGCCCTGCTGGGCCTGACCGTGCCGACAGGCAACATCGACTGGCAGGGCGAGGACCATGTCGCGACCCGCCAGACCAGCCCCTGGGCGATGCGCGCCTGGTGCCGCGAGTGCGGATCGAATCTCTATTTCCGCGTGACCGCCGACGGCCCCTTTGCCGGCGATACCGAATTGCCCATCGGCCTGTTCGACGATCCGAACGGGCTGGAATTCTCGAACGAAATCTACATCGACCACAAACCCGACAGCTATGCCTATGCGGGTGAGGGCCGGACCCTGATGACCCGGCAGGACTGCATCGAAAAATTCAGCCTGCTCGACAGCGAGTGA